A portion of the Longimicrobium terrae genome contains these proteins:
- a CDS encoding pyridoxamine 5'-phosphate oxidase family protein, whose amino-acid sequence MNDSARPSFRSLDRDECMAILGRNSVGRIAYTSGNRVQIEPLSYVQHGAWLYGRTSNGSKLAATSTHWAPVAFEVDEVEAVFQWRSVVVHGGFYTLVDDGRADHDAEWWQGVQLLRGLIPDTFSGDDPVGFRTVLFRMAVQDVTGREAVPGRVPVLAVAAA is encoded by the coding sequence ATGAACGACTCTGCCCGTCCCAGCTTCCGCTCGCTGGACCGTGATGAATGCATGGCGATCCTGGGCCGCAACTCCGTGGGGCGCATTGCCTACACCTCCGGCAACCGCGTGCAGATCGAGCCGCTGAGCTACGTGCAGCACGGCGCCTGGCTGTACGGGCGCACCTCCAACGGGTCCAAGCTGGCCGCCACCAGCACGCACTGGGCGCCCGTCGCGTTCGAGGTGGACGAGGTGGAAGCGGTGTTTCAGTGGCGCAGCGTGGTCGTCCATGGCGGGTTCTACACGCTGGTGGATGACGGGCGGGCGGATCACGACGCGGAGTGGTGGCAGGGCGTGCAGCTGCTGCGCGGTCTGATTCCCGACACGTTCAGCGGCGACGATCCCGTCGGCTTCCGCACCGTCCTGTTCCGCATGGCGGTGCAGGACGTCACCGGCCGCGAAGCAGTCCCGGGGCGCGTACCCGTCCTGGCGGTCGCGGCCGCGTAG
- a CDS encoding GH36-type glycosyl hydrolase domain-containing protein, with protein MSDEDSTVAPIRLRSLLTPRARPGRDELLSGPIRGELLGADQLAEKAGQVALRQTLAATPRGSRGAPLLSRLNQTRGILNDAYAQLAAGADRELDVGPAGEWLLDNAYVVQEHIREVLDTLPPGYYRELPELSSGALAGYPRVYELAITLISHTESRVNLENLERFVSAFQAHTPLCIGELWAIPAMLRLALLESVRRMALRTVQRMDEMEAAGAWAARIGEASGEGPEALGAALDAFAGDPPPLTPVFVSRFLHQLRLTRGAYPPLAQIEAWIGDRALGADDAAARSTQHLALTQVMMAHSITSLRAIAHLDWRVFVEGQSAMDAVLRQDPAGFYGRMTFATRDSYRHAVERIARRTGLGEEAVARAAVDRARAGAEDTASDLRAHVGYYLVDKGLAELEAETGYRPRAGEAVHRWVLRHPDWVFGGGVAGGTAAALAAVLWLAGHAAWSAWPVVLLLAFLPAFDIALSAVNQLVTAYLPPRVLPKLELGEHGGIPAGLRTAVVVPTLFGGIDAVQEALENLEVQFLANRQPNLHFAVLSDFTDADTQTVAGDDEIVAAAAAGVRALNERYGRGREDAFYLFHRPRLWNPRQGVWMGWERKRGKLSQFNHWLRGGAESAFSTIVGDVRPLPEVRYVITLDADTVLPPGAAAELVGALAHPLNRAVYDEAAGRVVRGYGILQPRVGVRLPSAHASRFAAIHSGHPGVDPYTTAVSDVYQDLYGEGSFTGKGIYDVDAFERATHGRFPENTLLSHDLVEGSYARAGLATEISVYDDYPTRYLTWTRRKHRWVRGDWQLLPWLTPRVSGPDGPEPNRLPAIARWKILDNLRRSTLEIGLLLFLVAGWAFLPGSPPRWTLLGLLAIAAPWIISLVLAVLRPPLDRSWHAYYAAVARDAVISAQQVGLAVAFLPHQAWVSADAIARTLWRLFVTRRSLLEWQTASGAERSASRAASSVWRAMISAPLLALGAGVLVGWRVMGGGGPGWMVIAAALPVLALWIASPAIAHALSAPAIRGTRPLSAVQRTDAMRLALLHWRFFDRFVGPETHALVPDNFQEDPSPVVAMRTSPTNIGLQLLAVGSAYELGFITCAEMARRLELTFRTLERLRRHRGHFFNWYDLTDLHVLEPAYVSTVDSGNLAGHLLALRQACLSARDEPVPDAGFAAGMRTALALADERLRALAASVEGPEAQRIAQIAATSLRRAETALFGEDSGSSGTIDTMDGAAALRDALNAVSGADIPAEARGPAEEWIEWSLRRVDEHRAEAAGSADDTAARLEAIAARADRYVAEMDFRFLFDGERELFSIGYQHAGAALDPSYYDLLASESRLASFVAIAKGEVPVDHWFRLGRSLTHAAGETALVSWSGSMFEYLMPALVMRSLPFTLLDQTYSGAVRRQVAYGTERGVPWGVSESAYNLRDRHLTYQYRAFGVPDLALKRGLGRDLVIAPYASVLALMVAPARALGNMAALEAKGALGPYGFRDALDYTRPDPARRYAVVGNYMAHHVGMGLAALTNVLAVHGWQDHFHADPLVRSAELLLHERVPRRLMLRDAQATRADEALPDPETESPAVREFDRPDTERPHIALLGRAPYTIMVSHCGSGYSRYEELAVTRWRADGTSDASGQFIYLRDVTSGRVWSAAHQPVCAPADAYRALLATDRVTFLRSDGEIETRTEIAVVPEDAAEVRSVTVTNHGAEAREIELTSYGEIVLGKPDADRAHPAFANLFVQTEWHSWCTAVTATRRPRAAGEPVLWCVHVVDDGRDRVGSVTCETDRARFLGRGATPRDPAVLETDGPLSGTTGAVLDPIFALRTRVRLQPGQSASVAFTTLVAATRERAFELAGRYHDSSAAQRALDLAWTSQQVELRELALTPADAAVFQEIAGAMLYPRAELRAPQEELARNHGSQPLLWAAGISGDWPIVLASIDTADGLPTLRQLFAAHQYWRRRGMTVDLVVLNAQPSTYLQEVHDRIMEGMFASGETELDRPGGVFVRTRDQMDEATLLMLRGTARLAIHCDGRTLAHVMEETTVSDRAPAPDPVPDRAPHRALEQHALPALPAGRRVRSHHTADLSGTAATVLPPRRGVDTQAFASPDVLRFDNGHGGLTAEGDYEVRVRGGFVPPAPWVNVVANPYGGFVVSERGAGYTWAGNSYFYRLTPWHNDPVSDPAPEVIYLRDEDTGELWSATPAPAGGEAEYTVRHGAGSSTFASEHGGIRTHLTLAMAEGDAARLSVLRVTNHGDQPRRIGLTAYAEWTLGVLREHTQHQVHTRYDAELGAVLAQNSFDPQFAAWVAYCALSEPVTAHTADRREFLGRNGTLSDPASLRTAGLLGTTGAGHDPCAALQCLLELAPGETREIAVLLGAAEGEAEARAAILRHSGAGTAAAASAVSVAAWAERLSVITVRTPDPAFDAMLNRWALYQALSCRMWARSALYQSSGAYGFRDQLQDVLAFVYAEPAVAREHILRAAARQFVEGDVQHWWHPQSGRGVRTRFSDDLAWLAYVVDGYVNVTGDAAVLDESVPFLSMRSLEPHEHEVYDLPQVADEHASVYEHCLRGLRRACTSGAHGLPLIGIGDWNDGMNRVGYEGRGESVWLAWFLTATLRAFALHADRRGDEAVAAELRAHADGYAAAAEAHGWDGEWYRRAYFDDGTPLGSRESDECRIDSIAQSWSVISGAGAPERQDRAMRSMEEHLVREKERMLVLLTPPFDQTSNDPGYIKGYLPGVRENGAQYTHAALWAVLATAIRGEGNRAFELYQMLNPLTHTATAEGVHRYRAEPYVVAADVYTAEGQLGRGGWTWYTGSASWTYRVGLESILGFTRRGDTLRIDPCVPDAWPEFTIEYRFGAALYVITVLHPGRIRAAGASVTVDGRNVEGPSFSLVDDGVRHEVIVRAGGAGMDAPAQALAATP; from the coding sequence TTGTCCGATGAAGACTCGACCGTCGCCCCGATCCGCCTCCGCTCCCTTCTGACGCCCCGCGCCCGCCCCGGGCGCGACGAGCTTCTGTCCGGCCCCATCCGCGGCGAGCTTCTGGGCGCCGACCAGCTCGCCGAAAAGGCCGGCCAGGTCGCGCTCCGGCAGACGCTTGCCGCCACCCCGCGCGGCTCCCGCGGCGCTCCCCTCCTCAGCCGGCTCAACCAGACCCGCGGCATTCTGAACGACGCGTACGCGCAGCTGGCCGCGGGCGCCGACCGTGAACTGGACGTGGGCCCCGCCGGCGAGTGGCTGCTGGACAACGCCTACGTGGTGCAGGAGCACATCCGCGAGGTGCTGGATACCCTCCCCCCGGGCTACTACCGCGAACTCCCCGAGCTGTCCAGCGGCGCGCTGGCCGGCTATCCGCGCGTCTACGAACTGGCCATCACCCTGATCTCGCACACCGAGAGCCGGGTGAACCTGGAGAACCTGGAGCGCTTCGTTTCCGCCTTCCAGGCGCACACGCCGCTGTGCATCGGCGAGCTGTGGGCCATTCCCGCCATGCTGCGGCTGGCGCTGCTGGAAAGCGTCCGGCGGATGGCGCTGCGCACTGTGCAGCGGATGGACGAGATGGAAGCGGCCGGCGCGTGGGCCGCGCGCATCGGAGAGGCCAGCGGCGAAGGGCCGGAGGCGCTGGGCGCGGCACTGGACGCCTTTGCCGGAGATCCGCCGCCGCTGACGCCGGTCTTCGTTTCCCGCTTCCTTCACCAGCTGCGGCTGACGCGCGGCGCGTACCCCCCGCTGGCGCAGATCGAGGCGTGGATCGGCGACCGGGCTCTGGGCGCGGACGACGCGGCGGCCCGCTCCACCCAGCACCTGGCGCTCACGCAGGTGATGATGGCGCACAGCATCACCTCGCTGCGCGCCATCGCCCACCTGGACTGGCGCGTGTTCGTGGAGGGGCAGAGCGCCATGGACGCCGTGCTCCGTCAGGACCCCGCCGGCTTCTACGGGCGGATGACCTTTGCCACGCGCGACAGCTACCGCCACGCCGTGGAGCGCATCGCCCGCCGCACGGGGCTGGGGGAGGAAGCCGTCGCACGCGCCGCGGTGGACCGCGCCCGGGCCGGTGCGGAAGATACGGCGTCGGACCTCCGCGCCCATGTCGGCTACTACCTGGTGGACAAGGGGCTGGCGGAGCTGGAGGCGGAGACCGGATACCGGCCGCGCGCCGGCGAGGCGGTGCACCGCTGGGTGCTGCGCCATCCGGACTGGGTGTTCGGCGGCGGGGTGGCGGGGGGCACGGCGGCGGCGCTGGCGGCGGTGCTCTGGCTGGCGGGGCACGCGGCGTGGAGCGCGTGGCCCGTCGTGCTCCTGCTGGCCTTTCTTCCCGCGTTCGACATCGCCCTGAGCGCGGTGAACCAGCTGGTGACCGCGTACCTGCCGCCCCGCGTGCTCCCCAAGCTGGAACTGGGGGAGCACGGCGGCATTCCCGCCGGCCTGCGGACCGCGGTGGTCGTTCCCACGCTGTTCGGCGGGATCGACGCGGTGCAGGAGGCGCTGGAGAACCTGGAGGTGCAGTTTCTGGCCAACCGCCAGCCCAACCTGCACTTCGCCGTGCTGAGCGACTTCACCGACGCGGACACGCAGACGGTCGCGGGGGATGACGAGATCGTCGCCGCGGCGGCGGCGGGGGTGCGCGCGCTCAACGAGCGCTACGGCCGTGGCCGCGAAGACGCTTTCTATCTTTTCCACCGTCCCCGCCTGTGGAATCCCCGGCAGGGCGTGTGGATGGGATGGGAGCGCAAGCGCGGCAAACTGTCCCAGTTCAACCACTGGCTGCGCGGCGGCGCGGAGAGCGCGTTCTCCACCATCGTCGGGGATGTGCGGCCGCTGCCGGAGGTGCGCTACGTCATCACCCTGGACGCGGACACGGTGCTCCCCCCGGGCGCTGCGGCGGAGCTGGTGGGCGCGCTGGCGCATCCCCTCAACCGCGCCGTGTACGACGAGGCGGCGGGGCGCGTGGTACGCGGCTACGGCATCCTGCAGCCGCGGGTGGGCGTACGCCTGCCCAGCGCGCACGCCTCCCGGTTCGCCGCCATCCACTCCGGGCATCCCGGCGTGGATCCGTACACCACCGCCGTTTCCGACGTCTACCAGGACCTGTACGGCGAGGGAAGCTTCACCGGAAAGGGCATCTACGACGTGGACGCATTCGAGCGGGCCACGCACGGGCGCTTTCCGGAAAACACCCTCCTGTCCCACGACCTGGTGGAGGGGAGCTACGCTCGCGCGGGGTTGGCCACCGAGATCAGCGTCTACGATGACTATCCCACCCGCTACCTCACCTGGACGCGGCGCAAGCACCGCTGGGTGCGCGGCGACTGGCAGCTGCTTCCCTGGCTGACGCCGCGCGTGTCGGGGCCGGACGGGCCGGAGCCCAACCGGCTTCCCGCCATCGCCCGGTGGAAGATCCTCGACAACCTGCGCCGCAGCACGCTGGAGATCGGCCTCCTCCTCTTTCTCGTGGCGGGATGGGCGTTCCTGCCCGGCTCGCCGCCCAGGTGGACGCTGCTGGGGCTGCTGGCCATCGCCGCGCCGTGGATCATCTCCCTCGTTCTCGCGGTTCTGCGCCCGCCGCTGGACCGCTCGTGGCACGCGTACTACGCCGCCGTCGCGCGCGACGCGGTGATCAGCGCCCAGCAGGTGGGGCTGGCGGTCGCGTTCCTGCCGCACCAGGCCTGGGTGTCGGCGGACGCCATCGCCCGCACGCTGTGGCGCCTGTTCGTCACCCGGCGCTCGCTGCTGGAGTGGCAGACGGCCTCCGGCGCGGAGCGCTCCGCCAGCCGCGCGGCGTCCAGCGTGTGGCGCGCGATGATCTCCGCGCCGCTGCTGGCCCTGGGCGCCGGAGTTCTCGTCGGGTGGCGTGTGATGGGCGGCGGCGGGCCGGGGTGGATGGTGATCGCCGCCGCGCTTCCGGTGCTGGCGCTGTGGATCGCGTCTCCCGCCATCGCGCACGCCCTCAGCGCCCCCGCCATCCGCGGCACGCGTCCCCTTTCCGCCGTGCAGCGGACGGATGCGATGCGGCTGGCGCTGCTGCACTGGCGCTTTTTTGACCGGTTTGTGGGGCCGGAGACGCACGCGCTGGTCCCGGACAACTTTCAGGAGGACCCGTCGCCCGTGGTCGCCATGCGGACGTCGCCCACCAACATCGGCCTGCAGCTGCTGGCGGTGGGGAGCGCGTACGAGCTGGGTTTCATCACCTGCGCGGAAATGGCGCGGCGGCTGGAGCTCACCTTCCGCACGCTGGAGCGGCTGCGGCGCCACCGCGGGCACTTCTTCAACTGGTACGATCTCACCGACCTGCACGTGCTGGAGCCGGCGTACGTGTCCACCGTGGACAGCGGCAACCTGGCCGGGCACCTGCTCGCGCTCCGCCAGGCGTGCCTGTCCGCGCGCGACGAGCCCGTGCCGGACGCCGGGTTCGCCGCGGGGATGCGGACCGCGCTGGCGCTGGCGGATGAACGGCTGCGCGCCCTCGCCGCCTCGGTGGAAGGGCCGGAGGCGCAGCGGATCGCGCAGATCGCCGCGACCTCGCTTCGGCGCGCGGAGACGGCGCTCTTCGGCGAGGACTCCGGCTCGAGCGGAACGATCGATACGATGGATGGGGCCGCGGCCCTGCGCGATGCGCTGAACGCCGTTTCCGGCGCGGACATTCCCGCGGAGGCGCGCGGTCCGGCGGAGGAGTGGATCGAGTGGAGCCTGCGCCGCGTAGACGAGCATCGCGCCGAAGCCGCCGGATCAGCGGACGACACCGCGGCGCGGCTGGAGGCCATCGCCGCGCGCGCGGACCGCTACGTGGCGGAAATGGACTTCCGTTTTCTGTTCGACGGGGAGCGCGAGCTTTTTTCCATCGGCTACCAGCACGCGGGCGCGGCGCTGGACCCGTCGTACTACGACCTGCTGGCGTCGGAGTCGCGGCTGGCCAGCTTCGTCGCCATCGCCAAGGGCGAAGTACCGGTGGACCACTGGTTCCGCCTGGGCCGCTCGCTCACCCACGCCGCGGGGGAAACGGCGCTGGTGTCGTGGAGCGGCAGCATGTTCGAGTACCTGATGCCGGCGCTGGTGATGCGCTCGCTCCCCTTCACGCTCCTCGACCAGACGTACTCCGGCGCCGTCCGCCGGCAGGTGGCGTACGGCACGGAGCGGGGCGTGCCCTGGGGTGTGAGCGAAAGCGCGTACAACCTGCGCGACCGCCATCTCACCTATCAGTACCGCGCCTTCGGCGTGCCGGACCTGGCGCTCAAGCGCGGGCTGGGGCGCGACCTGGTCATCGCCCCGTACGCCTCGGTACTGGCGCTGATGGTGGCGCCGGCGCGCGCGCTGGGGAACATGGCGGCGCTGGAGGCCAAGGGGGCGCTGGGGCCGTACGGCTTTCGCGACGCGCTGGACTACACCCGGCCGGACCCGGCGCGGCGCTACGCCGTCGTGGGCAACTACATGGCGCACCACGTGGGAATGGGGCTGGCGGCGCTCACCAACGTGCTGGCCGTGCACGGATGGCAGGACCACTTTCACGCCGATCCGCTGGTCCGGTCTGCGGAGCTGCTGCTGCACGAGCGGGTTCCGCGGCGGCTGATGCTCCGCGACGCGCAGGCGACCCGCGCGGACGAGGCGCTTCCGGACCCGGAGACGGAAAGCCCGGCTGTGCGCGAGTTCGACCGGCCGGACACGGAGCGCCCGCACATCGCCCTGCTGGGCCGCGCGCCGTACACCATCATGGTGAGCCACTGCGGCTCCGGCTACAGCCGCTACGAGGAGCTGGCCGTCACCCGCTGGCGGGCGGACGGGACGTCGGATGCGTCAGGGCAGTTCATCTACCTCAGGGACGTCACGAGCGGCCGGGTGTGGTCCGCCGCGCACCAGCCGGTGTGCGCCCCCGCGGACGCCTACCGCGCGCTGCTCGCCACGGACCGCGTCACCTTTCTGCGCTCGGACGGGGAGATCGAGACGCGGACGGAGATCGCCGTGGTGCCCGAGGACGCCGCCGAGGTGCGCAGCGTGACGGTGACCAACCACGGCGCGGAGGCGCGGGAGATCGAGCTGACCAGCTACGGCGAAATCGTGCTCGGCAAGCCGGACGCGGACCGCGCGCACCCCGCGTTCGCCAACCTGTTCGTGCAGACGGAGTGGCACTCGTGGTGTACCGCCGTCACCGCCACCCGCCGCCCCCGCGCCGCGGGAGAGCCGGTCCTGTGGTGCGTGCACGTGGTGGATGACGGGCGCGACCGCGTGGGCTCCGTCACCTGCGAAACGGACCGCGCCCGCTTTCTGGGACGCGGCGCCACCCCGCGCGACCCCGCCGTCCTGGAAACGGACGGGCCGCTGTCGGGGACGACGGGCGCGGTGCTGGACCCCATCTTCGCCCTGCGCACCCGCGTGCGGCTGCAGCCGGGGCAGTCCGCCTCCGTCGCCTTTACCACGCTGGTAGCGGCGACCCGCGAGCGCGCCTTTGAGCTCGCGGGCCGCTATCACGATTCCAGCGCGGCGCAGCGGGCGCTGGACCTGGCGTGGACCTCACAGCAGGTGGAACTGCGCGAACTGGCGCTCACGCCGGCGGACGCGGCGGTCTTTCAGGAGATCGCGGGCGCCATGCTGTATCCCCGGGCGGAGCTTCGCGCGCCGCAGGAGGAGCTCGCGCGCAACCACGGCTCTCAGCCGCTGCTGTGGGCGGCGGGAATCAGCGGCGACTGGCCCATCGTGCTGGCCTCCATCGACACCGCCGACGGCCTCCCGACGCTGCGCCAGCTCTTTGCCGCGCACCAGTACTGGCGCCGCCGCGGAATGACGGTGGACCTGGTCGTCCTCAACGCGCAGCCTTCCACCTACCTGCAGGAGGTGCACGACAGGATCATGGAGGGGATGTTCGCCTCCGGCGAGACGGAGCTGGACCGGCCGGGCGGCGTCTTCGTGCGCACGCGCGACCAGATGGACGAAGCCACGCTCCTGATGCTTCGGGGGACGGCGCGGCTGGCCATCCACTGCGACGGGCGCACGCTGGCCCACGTGATGGAGGAAACCACGGTTTCCGACCGGGCGCCTGCGCCGGATCCCGTGCCGGACCGGGCTCCGCACCGCGCGCTGGAGCAGCACGCGCTCCCCGCCCTCCCCGCGGGGCGCCGGGTGCGCTCGCATCACACGGCGGACCTGTCCGGTACCGCGGCGACGGTTCTCCCCCCGCGCCGCGGCGTGGACACGCAGGCGTTCGCCTCGCCGGACGTGCTGCGCTTCGACAACGGGCACGGCGGACTGACGGCGGAGGGCGACTACGAGGTGCGCGTCCGCGGCGGCTTCGTTCCGCCCGCGCCGTGGGTGAACGTCGTCGCCAACCCGTACGGCGGCTTCGTGGTGAGCGAGCGCGGCGCCGGCTACACCTGGGCGGGCAACAGCTACTTCTATCGATTGACGCCCTGGCACAACGACCCGGTCAGCGATCCCGCGCCGGAGGTCATCTACCTGCGCGACGAGGACACGGGCGAGCTGTGGAGCGCCACCCCGGCCCCGGCGGGCGGGGAGGCGGAATACACGGTCCGCCACGGCGCGGGATCCTCCACCTTCGCCTCCGAGCACGGCGGAATCCGGACGCACCTCACCCTGGCGATGGCGGAGGGGGATGCGGCGCGCCTTTCCGTCCTCCGCGTAACCAACCATGGAGACCAGCCGCGCCGCATTGGGCTGACGGCGTACGCGGAGTGGACGCTGGGCGTGCTGCGCGAGCACACCCAGCACCAGGTGCACACGCGCTATGACGCGGAACTGGGGGCCGTGCTGGCGCAGAACTCGTTCGATCCGCAGTTCGCCGCGTGGGTGGCGTACTGCGCGCTCAGCGAGCCGGTGACCGCCCACACGGCGGACCGGCGCGAGTTCCTGGGCCGCAACGGCACCCTGTCCGATCCCGCCTCCCTGCGCACCGCCGGGCTGCTGGGGACGACGGGCGCGGGCCACGACCCCTGCGCGGCGCTGCAGTGCCTGCTGGAGCTGGCTCCGGGGGAAACGCGGGAGATCGCCGTCCTTCTGGGCGCGGCGGAGGGGGAAGCGGAGGCGCGCGCCGCCATCCTGCGCCACAGCGGCGCGGGCACGGCCGCGGCGGCCTCCGCGGTGAGCGTGGCGGCGTGGGCGGAGCGCCTGTCCGTCATCACCGTGCGCACGCCGGACCCCGCGTTCGACGCCATGCTCAACCGCTGGGCGCTGTACCAGGCCCTTTCCTGCCGCATGTGGGCGCGTTCCGCACTGTACCAGAGCAGCGGCGCGTACGGCTTCCGCGACCAGCTTCAGGACGTGCTCGCCTTCGTGTACGCGGAGCCGGCGGTGGCGCGGGAGCACATTCTGCGCGCGGCGGCGCGGCAGTTCGTGGAGGGCGACGTGCAGCACTGGTGGCATCCGCAGAGCGGCCGGGGCGTGCGCACCCGCTTCTCTGACGACCTGGCCTGGCTGGCGTACGTGGTGGATGGATACGTGAACGTCACCGGCGACGCGGCGGTGCTGGACGAATCCGTCCCCTTTCTGTCCATGCGCTCGCTGGAGCCGCACGAGCACGAGGTGTACGACCTGCCCCAGGTGGCGGATGAGCACGCCAGCGTGTACGAGCACTGCCTGCGCGGGCTGCGGCGCGCGTGCACCTCGGGCGCGCACGGCCTGCCGCTCATCGGCATCGGCGACTGGAACGACGGAATGAACCGCGTGGGCTACGAGGGCCGGGGTGAGAGCGTGTGGCTGGCGTGGTTCCTCACGGCCACGCTGCGCGCCTTTGCCCTGCACGCCGACCGGCGCGGGGACGAAGCGGTCGCGGCGGAGCTTCGGGCACACGCGGACGGGTACGCCGCCGCCGCCGAGGCGCACGGGTGGGACGGGGAGTGGTATCGGCGCGCGTACTTTGACGACGGCACGCCGCTCGGCTCGCGGGAAAGCGACGAGTGCCGCATCGACTCCATCGCGCAGAGCTGGAGCGTCATTTCCGGCGCGGGCGCCCCGGAGCGGCAGGACCGGGCGATGCGGTCGATGGAAGAGCACCTGGTGCGCGAAAAGGAGAGGATGCTCGTCCTTCTCACGCCGCCGTTCGACCAGACTTCGAACGATCCGGGTTACATCAAGGGCTACCTTCCCGGCGTGCGGGAGAATGGGGCCCAGTACACGCACGCCGCGCTCTGGGCGGTGCTGGCCACCGCGATCCGCGGGGAAGGGAACCGCGCGTTCGAGCTGTACCAGATGCTGAATCCGCTCACCCACACCGCCACGGCGGAGGGGGTGCACCGCTATCGCGCCGAGCCGTACGTGGTGGCGGCGGACGTGTACACGGCGGAAGGTCAGCTGGGGCGCGGCGGATGGACGTGGTACACGGGCTCGGCGAGCTGGACGTACCGGGTGGGCCTGGAGTCCATCCTGGGCTTCACCCGGCGCGGCGATACGCTGCGCATCGACCCGTGCGTACCGGACGCCTGGCCGGAGTTCACCATCGAGTACCGCTTCGGGGCCGCGCTGTATGTGATTACGGTGCTGCACCCGGGCCGCATCCGCGCGGCGGGCGCGTCGGTGACGGTGGATGGGAGGAACGTGGAGGGCCCGTCCTTTTCGCTCGTGGATGACGGAGTGCGCCACGAGGTGATCGTCCGCGCAGGCGGGGCAGGGATGGATGCCCCTGCGCAGGCCTTGGCCGCCACGCCCTGA
- a CDS encoding CHAT domain-containing protein codes for MRKITVQVFAADPLSSAAGGSAPRLMLDEEVRRMRETVRAADYRDAVEFDVRWAARSDDLLQAMNEVTADVVHFSGHGGSHGLVLVGDDGRSHAVGAEGLARLFSVFGAETRIVVLNACLSLPQAEAIAEVVGCAIGTRSTISDAAAVTFAGSFYRAIAFGHSVGRAFEQACAALALKHPLECECPQLVARSGVDPATLVLLPPPVARRPAAASPVALPPPRWWRLSRTALAGGAGALTLGVSTWVYGWNAGQAPPSRDGQARPAVAAAAQQEPRRVTGAADPPHPPPSSRTGEQPRVEPVRRPAGPPSSSRPQRGVPEVSRRPRPPRDPDAGTLAFAPQALAEARAEFARGEYQPALRRLDAALQRLEVLDRQFPNSQPVRSMLKQIAAQASEVRTACETDAAVQKAEAKCT; via the coding sequence ATGCGCAAGATCACGGTGCAGGTGTTCGCCGCAGATCCGCTGTCCTCGGCCGCGGGCGGCTCCGCCCCCAGGCTGATGCTGGACGAGGAAGTGCGGCGGATGCGCGAGACGGTGCGTGCCGCGGATTACCGGGATGCGGTGGAATTCGACGTGCGCTGGGCCGCGCGCTCCGATGATCTGCTGCAGGCGATGAACGAAGTCACCGCCGACGTGGTGCACTTCAGCGGCCATGGAGGCAGTCACGGCCTGGTGCTGGTAGGGGATGACGGCCGATCCCACGCGGTGGGGGCGGAGGGACTGGCGCGCTTGTTCTCCGTGTTCGGTGCAGAGACCCGGATCGTCGTTCTGAACGCCTGCCTTTCGCTGCCGCAGGCAGAGGCGATCGCGGAGGTCGTGGGGTGTGCCATCGGCACCCGGAGCACGATCTCCGACGCGGCCGCGGTCACCTTCGCCGGCTCCTTCTACCGGGCGATTGCCTTTGGCCACTCGGTGGGCAGGGCGTTCGAGCAGGCATGCGCGGCGCTGGCACTGAAACACCCGCTGGAGTGCGAGTGTCCACAGCTGGTCGCCCGCTCCGGGGTGGATCCCGCGACGCTGGTGCTTCTTCCGCCTCCCGTCGCGCGCCGTCCCGCAGCGGCGTCCCCCGTCGCTCTCCCGCCCCCGAGGTGGTGGCGACTTTCCAGAACCGCCCTGGCCGGTGGAGCGGGCGCCCTGACGCTGGGAGTCAGTACCTGGGTGTACGGCTGGAATGCTGGGCAGGCCCCACCGTCACGGGACGGCCAGGCGCGGCCGGCCGTCGCGGCGGCGGCCCAGCAGGAACCGCGGCGCGTGACGGGTGCGGCGGATCCGCCGCACCCGCCGCCGTCGAGCCGGACCGGCGAGCAGCCCCGTGTGGAACCCGTGCGGAGGCCGGCCGGCCCGCCCTCCTCGTCCCGCCCGCAGCGTGGAGTGCCGGAAGTTTCGCGTCGTCCCCGGCCGCCGCGCGATCCCGATGCCGGAACCCTTGCGTTCGCGCCACAGGCACTCGCCGAAGCGCGAGCGGAGTTCGCGCGCGGCGAGTACCAACCCGCCCTTCGTCGCTTGGACGCGGCCCTTCAGCGGCTGGAGGTGCTCGACCGTCAGTTTCCCAATTCCCAGCCCGTGCGTTCGATGCTGAAGCAGATCGCCGCGCAGGCCTCGGAGGTCCGGACCGCGTGCGAGACTGACGCCGCAGTCCAGAAGGCGGAGGCAAAATGTACATAG